In Macrobrachium nipponense isolate FS-2020 chromosome 13, ASM1510439v2, whole genome shotgun sequence, the DNA window caaaaccaatcaaaacagaagtaacaaatttgaatatgaatcgaccagtaaattacaaatggaattgatcaatcaatccagttacttactccaagctatttagttggagggcgcagtcttattctaaattattaatgGCGATCTCGAAAGAGAACCGCCCAGCTCCAGGCCTCAAGATCAAGTGTAAAACAACGATTCTTTGGGCAGATTTTCGCTTGTTAAAGAATTCGTCCAGTACCTAGTTTGGCAACTAAACGACCCCAAATTTTATAATTGGCTAGTTCAATAATGGAAATAGAAGACGCGATTCGTGTCTGTTTACACTCCGGAGCTTTATCTCGGGTTAATTTTTGCtctgttataaattatacacgttttttcatgaatatttaaaatcCAACGTTTTTGAAccttttttgcaacaaattttacATACTAGAATTATAGATAAAACTTTATCTCATTTGATAAATAAGCAAGAAACaggaacttgaattttttttttttttttgcatttttaatttatttttatttttttttacttttttttttacttaataagaaCATGAAACAAAACGACAACATATAGAAAAGTACTCAATTAGATGAAATTGCACTTTTTGTAACAAAATTTTACGTTATATGCAACTGAAAATCACACGTATGTTACTGTAAATGTCTACAAATCAGTACGTTCATGTTCCTCAGAATGACAACCAAATCTCTGACCGACTTAGTGACAAACTTAGATTTTTCATCAGACTTATACCGCACCGATACTGAACGTGTTATATTATCAGACGACTTGTTTTCAGAAACAACTTCGCCCCAATGCCACTTGTTACGCACGGGAttagtatctctgattattacaaTATCATTTATCTCTACTCCCCGGTTGGAATCTGACCACTTTTCTCTGGGAAGAAGAGCTGGAAAAATTTGATCATACCATATTTTCCaccaatgatttaaaaaaagttcATTCAGTGCGAGTATTTTTGTGTACTCTATTTGCTCAGGTGTTTTAGCCAACTCGAAAGTTCACTGATATCACCGCTTGATCTACCCAAAATAAGGTCATTTGGACGTAGTAATCTCACAGCGTCTAATTTGGCAACATTATTTCTATGAACACCTAAAGGCCTATCATTTATCATATCAGCAACACTGTACATTAGTCTCTGCAAACGCAACTTGGTAAATTCAGGTTTTCTCGAAGCAGTGACAGCTTCTAAAGTATTCTTCACAGTTCTGATCATCCTCTCAGCTTGTCCGACTGACGAATGAGCTCCAGATGGTACGAAGTGCCAGGTTGTTGTAGTTTCAGGATTTGTCTGAATCTTTGCTATCTTGGTATGGTTCCAAAGGCTCTCCATGACGTTTGCAGCAACACGGATTTGCGAACCAAGATCTGCAGTCACAGACGTGGGTTTTCCGCGGATTCTAGTGAAAGCATCGAaacctgcaaggaagcagttggtATCGTAACCTTCAAGGACCTCTATGTGGGCCGCACCAGACGCACGACACACGATGACCAGAATCCAGGCTTTACCAGAATTTACCCGGTAATTTCTCGTCTCGCGGCGATCTGCGATGGTATTGAACGGACCAGCTATGTCAATGACCACATGCTCGAATACTGGTGATCGCACGAGTTGTTCCACCTTACGAGGAGCGATCTCTACTTGGGCGATCTTCTTCCGTAGAAAGCGACAATATGGGCACTGCGACACAAATTTGCTGACGAACCGTTTACCGTTGAGGATCCAGAACTGCTCACGTACTAGGGCAAGAGTAGTATCCGCACCAGAGTGCTGCGGTTGGTGACATTTATGCACCAAGATCTCTGCAaagggttcagagtatggtataaTCACAGGCGGGTTTGATAGAGCAGCACCAGTACGACCTAGTGCTCTCCACACACCGTCGGCATCCAGTATTGGGTTCAGTGACTTTAGCTTATGTTCCACATCTGACGGTAGCGACTGCTGAGCCTGTTGAATATGAAAAAAGTTTGATATTACTAACTCACGCTTGGTAGGCACAAATGTATCATTTCAGCAAACCATCTCGAACGTTCTGCTTTCGTCATACTACTGATGGCAACTGGAGTAGTCTTCACTGTTCTCTTCAGTCGATCTCTGAAAAATTGTGAAGCATTTTCCATAAATCTTATGATTCTAGAGATGCGACGTTTAATCTTCATCAGGCTGTCATTTTTGTCAACTGTTATGTTAAATGTTTTTAGGATATCAAGAATAACTGAATAATCTTCATTTGTTTCACCATCAATCTGGACACATAGTGACTTGCATCTTCCAATGGTCATCCGTGGATCTTTTATTCTTATGTCCAGATCTTCTTTTTTCGCATGAACTTCATTTGAATGTTTGACTGGCCATTCGTTGATGTCCTTCTTCATGAAGTCTGGACCTTTTTGCCATCTGTAATCCTTTCCCATTTCAGATGGGTTAAGACCGCGTGACGCATCATCGGCAACGTTGTTTCCAGAGTCCACATGGTACCAATCGCGAATATCAGTCAGAGTTTGTATTTCACTGATACGGCTGGCTGTCCACATGTTGAACTTGTAGGGCTCATGACGCAGTTGTCCCAGAACTATGGTGCTGTCAGTTAGCAGCATTACCCTTTCAAAAATGAAGCTTGATTTTTTGACAATAGTCTGTTGCATTCTGGCACCCAGCAGACATCCAAGTAACTCACCACGGGGGATCGTTAACGTCGGAATTTGTGGCCAAGGTTCTGCCTTTGACATGGCAAGAACAGATGCTCGCTCGCCATTTTCCAACTTCCAGTTGTAGTACGCGACACATCCATAGGCAGTCTGAGAACTATCACAAAAAAATTACTAGAgggtgggggggtttgggggtggggggttgccaACCTGCTTAGTTCCGGTGTAAGACAGCGAACAAACCTGACTTCTTTTAGACCGTAGATCGAACGAATCACTTCTTTACACCGACTGCGGGTTGTAGGTAGGTCATCATTACCATCTAGAATCGGATCATCCCATTCCTGTTTGAGGCGGAATATTTGACCTAGTTCGTGCTTCAGGCAGATGGTAACCGGAGTTGCAAGTCCCGTCGGATCATAGATGGTTGCTATGATCTGTAGATAATTTCTTCGACTGAAAGTATCAGGGAAGGCATCATCAAAGTCTTCTAAACTGATATCTTCCTCTGATCTAATGCCTCTCCTTTTCTTTGAGAAGTTAATCCTACCTGAAATGGAAATTTCATCGTTTGTAGAATGATATATTatacccaggatcctttcctgctCTGGTGTCCGTCGCACATTGTCAGGTACATCCGGGCACTTCTTTATGTCGGCATCAATATCACTTCCCTTCCACCGATCATGAAATGCTTTATGATGAAGGATGCCTCACTAAGGACAATGTTGAGTTCCTTAGCAAGTTGTAATGCCGTGGAAACATCATCAACACTTGTAGTACCATCATCAACATACAAGTTCGATTTTACGAATTCGTATACCTGTGGGTACTTGTCCTTGAATTTCTCAGCTATGATGAGCATTGCTACACTGCATATACCACCTGCCGGAGTAGTTCCCCAGGAGTTTCGTAGTAATCGCAGCGTCTTTACTTCTTTTTCCTTGTCCAGTTGATTCCACAAAAGGCGGTGCAGATGAGATTCTTCTGTCTCAGGTGAACAGTGAAGTATGCTTTACTTATGTCCATTGCAACCGGTATTTTTCTTTCCTGGAACCTTAACAGCAGGGTTGGAATTGGTGGAATCAAATTTGGTGGTGGTTCCCACAAGGAGTTTATAGCCTTGCCTTTAAATGGAACACTTGCATCAAATATGATTCTGAGTGGGGTTGAGGAACTATGCTCATTAAAGTGTGCGAAATGACAGATGTAGTAACTTTGCCACCATTCGATTTCCACTGCACATCCTCCTCAGCTGTAACCTCTGTCATATAGCCGTCGTTGATCAACTTTTCAAATTCTTCTACATACCAGTTCTTTAAAGCTTCGTTTCTGGACATGGTACGTGTTAACGAATTTAGGCGTTTGAGGGGCAAATAGGTCGATGTCCGACAAGGTAACGGAAGCTTTCCTTCCATGGTAACTTGCAAACGAATATCTTCTGTTCAGGGTCGTAGGTGAGACAACACTTGTATGTCTGTACTCTTCGCTCCTCTTCTGAGTTTATACCGACCGCGTCGCACCGATGACAAACCGGACCATCCTCTACTTCACACATACGATCAAACACAGTCTCAGCACTGGTCTTTATTGAAAGAACAGACTGTCCGCCATTTTCTGCAACCTGCTGCACGGAGCCATTGCTCCGGGCTTTATCTGTGGAAACTTCCCCTTTCAGCCGTTCAGCATGACTTACTGCAACTGATGACGTTGACTGCAGAAGAACAGCAGAAATCTTTCTGTTGAGGAGCTCCGACAGCATCACACTTGGTTCATGAGAATTGGCGGCAAAAAATGTCTCGTGAGAACCGTGTAGAATGAACCCGAAGTTTAGTCTCAGCTAAAACAAGGTTTTTTGGTTTTCTCTTGTCTTCACCGTTCGCTGGCCGGAAATATGCTGGCATGATTGTCTCCGATGAGCAACTCGATGTCACCGTGAACAGGCTCTAAAAGTTCTGATGGATCGACATCTTCTTTGAACATGTCAGCAGCTACATGATAACTGCCTCCATCAAGTTCACCAATATAATCGACACCAATGCAATCAACTGCAGTCACGAAGTTACCTTCTGCATCGTAGAGTGGGATGCTGTACAGATCAGCCGGTCCCCAATCTTGTGGCTGGCTCTCCCCAGCAGTCCCTCATCATTAAGTTCTTGATTCTGGATACTGGTTTGATACAAGCTTCCCTTGCCACCGAGTTCAGAATCTGTGAGACAGTGGCTCCCAAATCATAAAGAACTGAAACatcaaaaaaattccctttccttTTCATGAAGGCTGTATGACTAGGTCTCATTGTGTTCTGGCCTAGATGATGACGGAGTTTCTCGCAATCAACAAGACCATAAACCAGGCTTGACGCAGCTAGGCAAGCAGCACGAATAGAGTATGATGGTTGTCTGGCATCTTGCAATTAACCTCCTGACAAACGTGCTTATTTCTGCACTGATTTGAGGGGTGAGAACCAAAGCACTTTTCACACCTGGTTATGTTCTTTcaaggtttctttcttttttatggatgAAAGACCTAGGAACACTCTGCATTCAGAACGTTTGGTGATCAGCCATAGAATGAAAAACACACGATTGAACGgaagatggggaattttttggctTCCTGGTTTTCGATTCCTTCCAACCGTTACCCTTTTTGGGCGTTCCATTCTTGCCAGGCTTGACACCTTTCGAACCGCTGTTACCAATGTTTCTGTCCTTACTGCTAACCTGATAATTCTTAACGACCATCGTCGGCTCTTCTCTGAAAATGTAACTAGAATGAGCTTCTGCTCGCAATTTAGCTGTTTCTTCGATTGAGGCTGCCGTGTCGGCCATTCCTAAGAGTAGATCAAAGGAGGCTTCGGCATCAAGGTCGtctgccagaatttttctgtcgattCTCCTGCGCAGTTCTACTGGAATTTTTTCCATTACGATGGAAAATGCCGACTCACCTAACGCAGACGTTCGGTTTACCGATCTCAGGTCCTCTTTAAGCGACAGTAAGTTCCGTTACCAATCGACGAAGACCATCTGCATCAGACTCGCTTCTGACAGGCCTAATGTCATGGACGTCCTTGAGGACTGCGTCACGGATGGTGTTTCCCCTTCCGTAAATACAATCTAATGCTGACCATGCGTTCATCCCAGCTCGATTTCGACTGAACAATGAGGGCCTTCTCTCGAGTTTTCTCGCAATGCTTGCTCTCAGTCTTAAAAAAGCGCCACATCTCCCCATACATCTGGCCCTGAACTAATATCTCAAAATTTTTTCTTGAACTCTTTTTGATTACCGATCGAAAACTTCACCATCCCACGTCGGACAAGAAAGTTTCTTCAATTGACGAATGACGAATTAGATTTGCTGACCGCATTAGCATGCTTAAGAATGTCCTCTTTTACCGATAGCTTTTCCATTAGTTCATTTATCTGCGTCCTCAGCTTGTGGAAGGTAAAACCCCACCCGCATCACGCAAGTTTTCAAAGTTCGCACAAGTCAGATTGCCTGCGGAGACTCTTTTCAAATCACTATATGATTCACGAAGAGAGTTCAATGATAAGCTTAGATCATCAACAGTGGCGTTCTCTGCATCTGCTAAGATGGCCTCGGCATCTAAACTTTCAATAGTCCAGGTCTCAAAGGCAATGCCAAATTTCTTCTGAGTCGAAGATTTCACTTTCCTGGGAGGCATGTTTGCGAGATTGAACAGTAAACAGCAGTACAACACTCGAACGATGAATTCAGCGAGCCAGTTATGAGAAATGGAACACAAGAAGTATTGCTTCAAATTGCTTCAAAACACCAACTTTGGGTCGATAACTGATAATAGCCACTTTTCTAGACGATGAGTCATTTACGGAACCAAACTAGTTAGGCATTCAAACATTCAGCTTTCGCGAACTAAACTcgttgacactttttttttttttttttttttttttttttttgctgttgttgacaATGAAGCAATTTATGAACGAGTTGACCTTGAGGACAATTTACATACCACAAGGCACAAATTGGAGCGaacttactttaaagtttcctcgATTCCGCAGAGCACTTGGAAATGAAATGTAGCGCAACTGCAGGGGCTTGCGCCTGCCCAATCGATTAAGACATTGACACCTCAACCAACCATACGAAACGAGGCATGTAACGTCACGACGTTGAAGTCGTTACAGACATTTCATTCTGCAAattaaataattacaataatatttttacctactttacagagaaaatgtcaacagacctaattaaaattaaattacacttacattacaacttacaaaaaacaataataagtatattacaacaaaaccaatcaaaacagaagtaacaaatttgaatatgaatcgaccagtaaattacaaatggaattgatcaatcaatacagttacttactccaagctatttagttggagggcgcagtcttattctaaattattaatgGCGATCTCGAAAGAGAACCGCCCAGCTCCAGCCTCAAGATCAAGTGTAAACAACGATTCTTTGGGCAGATTTTCGCTTGTTAAAGAATTCGTCCAGTACCTAGTTTGGCAACTAAACGACCCCAAATTTTATAATTGGCTAGTTCAATAATGGAAATAGAAGACGCGATTCGTGTCTGTTTACAACATAATTGGCGACCGTTTAACAGGATCTACCACCAGACATTGACATTCAGAGGGTTTTCTCGAGGAGGAGTGCAGGAGAAAGGTGGGAAAAGGATAGGTTTGCTTGATAGGCTTTTAAGTGATAGGAGttttattttctccctctctctctttccccatttAACTTAGAATATGCCTTATTTCGAGTTTCAAGTTGAGGAGGCTGCGGCCGAATTTTTCAGTAATCCATGATTGggcaagaaaacaaatatttttctggATTTTGAAAAACGTGAGGAGTTGTGGTTTTTGTCTCAGTTTTTGCGTTTGGAACTGCCAGCAGAAATTCGTAAAGGACAGTTACTCAAAGAAGTGCTGAAAGCTGCTAAAGAGTACCAAGGGAAGGTGAGTGTCTCGGATATGAACAAAAATCAAGAACAGGGCAACGTTACTAAACGATGGAAACCGGGAACTAGATGAAAGTAACATTCATCAGGTAAGTGAGTTGAGACTCAGTATTTTGAGGGAGGAAGCGAAAATTAAAAGAGTTGGAGTTAAAAGCTATGCAGTTTCAAGCAGAAGAAAAAGCTAAAGAAAGGGAACACGAGATTATCTTGCGTAGAATGGGtaacaataatagtgataataatagtaatagtagtggctctgtgggtaattttaatgtaatgtcAGCGTTAAAGTTAGTACCATTGTTCAATGAGGAAGACGTCCCAGAATTTTTTCACTTCTTTTGAGAGTATAGCTAAAAGGTTGGTTTGGCCGAAAGATATGTGGACCACTATGATACAATGTCGTTTGAAAGGGAAGGCTCAGCGTGTATATAATACACTTAATGAAGATCTTTGCAACGATTATGACACAGTGAAAGCCATAATTCTCAAGGCCTATGATTTAGTTCCTGAAGCTTATAGGCAGAAATTTCGCAATTTCAAGAAAGAGCAGTGATGAACATTTGTTGTAGAAATTTGCGAGGCAGAAGGAACAGTTTTGTGAGGACTGGTTGAAGTCTAAGGATATTgacaatttttctaaattaaaggAATTGATTTTGATAGAAGAATTTAAAAGGACTGTGACTAgggagttaaaaatacattttgagaatAAAACTGGACTCATTACAGGAGATCGCTATTGCGTCGGACGAGTACTCTCTCACCcacaaacaggaaaagttaacAAGGGAAGTATCTATAAACAATAGGAAATTTTTCAATGGTAGTTGGAGAAGGAATAACCAGAACAGACAACAGGAGTCTTACAAACCCGATTTTGACAGGAATACGAGTAATaaagaataatagtaattatgataatacaAAATAGTAGGTAAATAGTGTTAGTTCTCGTAGTTATGTCAAATACTAGTAGGAACGTGGGTAACAACACTCAAGGCTATAGAATCAggaatagtttgtttttggtgcaGTAGGAGGGGTCATGTGGAGTCTCAATGTTTCTcgagaaagaaatatttcgaaagaaaCCCGAAACCTGTCAGCGTTGTAACAGCAGATAAACCGCCTAGGGAGGACGAATCTAGATGACTTAGATTTCGTAAGTACATAACGGACGGATTTATTTTCCACGGATGAAACTAAACAGATTGGACAAAAATTAAAGTATTGAGAGATACTGGGGCTGCTCAGTCATTAATTTTACGAGGGTCTGTCCCGGATGGATATGTTTATAAGAATGATGAGTATGTAGTATTGGGTGGTTTCCCGAATACAGTGGATTCATACCCACTAGAAACCTTTTATctaaatactaattatttttcaggTGAAGTAAAATTGGCGGTTGTTGATAGTTTGCCAATTCCTAAGATAGATTTAATTTTTGCTAATGATTTGTCCATTACTGATGAAGCTTGTATCTTTCCAATTCTGTCTGTGGTCGGAGTAGGGGACGACCACTGTCCTATGAGTGATATTTGTAAACCTATCTCGGTAATAACGAGGTCAAAGGCAAAAGAGGTTGACCTGGCCGAGGTTGATTTGGATTTGGATGTGATTGATGAACTTAAGAATGACTTTGTGACAAATAGTACACTTACTTTTCGAGACGTAGAGTGGGATTCCAAGGCTTTTAGAAAAGCCCAAACTGTtgaatttcatgaatttattaGTAGTGATAGTAATGATTTATCGAAGCCAGTATTCTGTAAAGAGAGAGGTTTACTCTACAGGGTTAGTAGGTCAGCTGAATGCACCAACCTGCTTGATCAGGTAGAGGTTTCCGTCAGTTGGTAGTTCCTGAGAAATATAGGAATAAAATTTTGTCATTGGCTCATGAAAACAATCTTGCCTGGGCATTTCGGAGTCAGAAAAACGTTTCAGAAGGTTGCACGGTAGTATTGGCCCCGAATGCGCCGAGATGTAAAGCACTATGTGCTGTCTTGCAGGGTTTGTCAGTTGGTGGGGAAGCCTAACCAGAAGATACCTAAAGCCCCACTTATTCCCATACCTTCAGTTGGAGAGCCTTTTAGAGAGGTGGTGATCGACGTTGTGGGTCCTCTCCCGCGGACGCGCGGGggcaatgagtatttgttgacaattGTGGATAGGATGACTCGCTTCCCGGAGGCTGTCCCCCTGAGGAGTATTCGGAGTGAAAAGATTGTGGATAATTTGATTAGCTTCTTTACTAAGTTTGGCATACCTCGCACTTTGCAATCTGGCTGTGCTACTAATTTCACCAgcaaatattttaagaataaaatgtctGAATTAGGGATAAAACACATTACTTCTTCTCCGTATCACCCTGAGAGTCAGGGCCAGGTGGAAAGGTTTCACCAGACCCTGAAGTCtgttttgaaaaagttttgtaTGGAGTCAGGAAGAGAGTGGGATGAGGATGTCCCGTATGCCTTATTCGCTATTCGTTCCGTTCCAAATGAAGCTTTGGGATACTCTCCTTTCGAGCTTGTTTTTGGGCATTGTGTGCACTGGCCCTTTGGAGGTTGTACGTGAACATCTGGAGGGGGAGACTCCCACGGAGGTCAACATTCTTGATTATTTGTTGGCAGGGCTTCAGGAGAAACTAAGAGAGGCATGGGAGTTTGCTAAAGAGAATTTAGCAGAAAGCCAGGTAAGGTATGAAAAAAGCAGATACGATGTTGGGACTCAAAAAAGGGTGTTTAAACCTGGAGATAGTGTTCTAGTTTTGTTGCCCTTCCAGGAAATCCTTTGAGGGCACAGTTTTTCAGGGCCCTGGAAGGTTCTGAAGAAATATAATGACGTGAATTATTTGATAGAGACCCCACGgttaaaaggaaggaaaaactaGAGTATGTCAATATTAATATGCTCAAACCTTATATAAGTAGAGATGTAGAATTAGCTGAAGATGCAGACGTGGACCCCGTCACTTTAGTCAATGTAGAAGTAGACACAGAGGTAAATACAGTAGAGTCTGTAGTTAGTAATAAATTATCTGTTACACCCGATGCATTGAGTAGCAattctgaaattttaaataatctgCAAATTAAATTTCAGCACTTGGATCCCGGCAGGTCTGTATCATTAATTAACCTGATCAATGAATATAGAGATATTTTTCAGGACATCCAGGTAGAACCCACGGTCCTCGAACATGATGTGGATGTGGGGGATGCAAAACCCATTAAGCAGTGCCCCTACCGACTTAACCCAATAAAGATAGGACATAGTGAAAGAGGAAGTGCGATACATGGCTAGACAATGATTTAATTGAACCTAGCAGTAGTCCGTGGCGTGTCACCTGTGGTGCTAGTTAAGAAGGAAGGCGGACAAAACGTCTGTGCTTCGATTACCGAAAGGTGAATCAGTAACTACGACTGACTCCTTTCCTCTACCCAGGGTGGAAGACTGTATTGATCGTGTTGGGTCTGCAAAGTTTTTGACAAAATTGGATCTTTTGAAAGGCTATTGGCAGGTGGGTCTTTCCCCCCGAGCGAGACAGATTTCGGCCGTTGTGACAGGTGACGGCCTTTTCGAATGCAAGGTGATGCATTCGGAATGAAGAATGCGGCTGCCACATTCCAGAGGCTGATGAATTAACATAACCCCAAATTTGGAAGGTTGTGTTGTCTATATAGATGACCTTAtcatttatagtgatgattggaagACTCATCTTAAAAGATTGAGAGCTTTGTTTCAGGTGTTGCGGAAGGCCTGGCCTAGTGGTAAATCTTAAAAAGAGTGATTTTCGCTCAAGCAAAAGGTAATTTACCTCGGTCATGAGGTGGGCCCTGGGTAAGGTCGCCCCCAAGAAGGCTAATGTGGAGGCAGTTGCAGATTTTCCAGCACCTCTTAAATAAAAGGGCGTAGGCGTTTCCTTGGTATGGTCGGCTATATCGCCcgattcatttgcaatttttctgaCATAGCCAACCCGCTCACAAACTTGTTAAAGAAAGGTGTCAAATTTATTTGGTCTCCTGAATGTCAGGAGGCTTTCGAAAAAAACTGAAAGCTACCTTAATTAGTTACCCTTTGTTGCGATCCCCAAATTTCAAATTGCCTTTCAGGTTAGGTACCGATGCCAGCGATTTGGGACTTGGTGCTGTTCTGTTGCAAGAGGATGACTCGAAAACACTACACCCCGTTGCTTACTTCTCCAAGAAATTGTCGCCAGCAGAAGGAAAATATTCTACAATAGAAAAAGAGGCATTTTTTGGTCTAATAAAGGCATTGgcccattttaatgtttatttaagtaATTCTAACTCTCCTATTATAGTTTATACAGACCACAACCCCTTAGTCTTTATCCAACGTTTCAAAGATAAAATATGCGAATTCTTAGGTGGGGGAGGTTTGACTCTCCAAGAGTATGATCTCGAGATACGGCATATACCAGGTAGAGACAATATAGTTCCGACGTTTTGtctaggtcctttacaatagaatGATTTTTCCGTAATGAcaaccattatttttttcaggagttcacttaatttgtttcttgctttgataaaaagttaaagtaatctttaaggtaattttatttaatttttgaattcttcaaaaaaaaaaaatttttctttttccagataattttttttcctttttggtgggGAGGTgtaatggaattaatatatttggtaaacttttatattgtagtttatgcttttgacttcacacattaaaagtaaatttctgtttgtttttgtccagtttatttatatatgtcgtttgaaggttggacttggggtttttacctcccccccctctaagggtagttatagttttaattggtatttaacccttgtaaatgtttttcttttcatggttgacggtggtttcgactgtttgtgacccgttttgttttcatctccgcttcTGATATGGGAACTTGCGGAGTGATGAAGAGTTAGTTAACGGCTCCTGTAGAGAGGTTATCAGCTCCTATATTTTTCCTGACGGCTTGTGGTAAATTACTCTGATGTTCTGAAGACGTCCTCGACTGTGAAGCTATTGGCATCTTGGAAGGTGTTCCTTTTCATCCCCCTTCGAACAGTACTTTTTGTAGACGTCTCTGCGGTCTGTGTAAAGAAATCGTGTGACGCTCTTCCTTTACAAGACGTATACTTCGGGGTTGTGAGCCCTAACTTGCTTGATgtacttttggaggcgaacctcgcccgtcatttgcccttgccctcagttagctgaacctctggagtcgtaaagaggcctcccagggtcgaagaagagggtaagatcccagaccctgtgtgtatttactataaatattctctcttatagaCGACCTGAGTTGGGTGTTTCATCCTTAGTGACACAATTGGAGTTAACCGTTGAAGACGAGACTTCGCGCTAATATTAAAGAGACGATTTACTATGAAGCACTGGAATAGTGGagtgatagttaatttttcttgactacaagataattatgtttcatagtcctaatgtacgccttattcgaatgtgtggtttgattaggtttaaggctatttttcttactt includes these proteins:
- the LOC135225391 gene encoding uncharacterized protein LOC135225391, which translates into the protein MSRNEALKNWYVEEFEKLINDGYMTEVTAEEDVQWKSNGGKVTTSVISHTLMSIVPQPHSESYLMQVFHLKEKEVKTLRLLRNSWGTTPAGGICSVAMLIIAEKFKDKYPQVYEFVKSNLYVDDGTTSVDDVSTALQLAKELNIVLSRINFSKKRRGIRSEEDISLEDFDDAFPDTFSRRNYLQIIATIYDPTGLATPVTICLKHELGQIFRLKQEWDDPILDGNDDLPTTRSRCKEVIRSIYGLKEVSSQTAYGCVAYYNWKLENGERASVLAMSKAEPWPQIPTLTIPRGELLGCLLGARMQQTIVKKSSFIFERVMLLTDSTIVLGQLRHEPYKFNMWTASRISEIQTLTDIRDWYHVDSGNNVADDASRGLNPSEMGKDYRWQKGPDFMKKDINEWPVKHSNEVHAKKEDLDIRIKDPRMTIGRCKSLCVQIDGETNEDYSVILDILKTFNITVDKNDSLMKIKRRISRIIRFMENASQFFRDRLKRTVKTTPVAISSMTKAERSRWFAEMIHLCLPSAQQSLPSDVEHKLKSLNPILDADGVWRALGRTGAALSNPPVIIPYSEPFAEILVHKCHQPQHSGADTTLALVREQFWILNGKRFVSKFVSQCPYCRFLRKKIAQVEIAPRKVEQLVRSPVFEHVVIDIAGPFNTIADRRETRNYRVNSGKAWILVIVCRASGAAHIEVLEGYDTNCFLAGFDAFTRIRGKPTSVTADLGSQIRVAANVMESLWNHTKIAKIQTNPETTTTWHFVPSGAHSSVGQAERMIRTVKNTLEAVTASRKPEFTKLRLQRLMYSVADMINDRPLGVHRNNVAKLDAVRLLRPNDLILGRSSALLPREKWSDSNRGVEINDIVIIRDTNPVRNKWHWGEVVSENKSSDNITRSVSVRYKSDEKSKFVTKSVRDLVVILRNMNNIFLLLATISWRSSTGVVFLCHPLATEQHQVPNRWHRYLT